In Ascaphus truei isolate aAscTru1 chromosome 5, aAscTru1.hap1, whole genome shotgun sequence, one genomic interval encodes:
- the GLRA1 gene encoding glycine receptor subunit alpha-1 isoform X1: MCNLNALGIYLWETIVFFSLAASKEVGASARSAPKVILSPSDFLDKLMGKISGYDARIRPNFKGPPVNVSCNIFINSFGSIAETTMDYRLNIFLRQQWNDPRLAYSEFPDDSLDLDPSMLDSIWKPDLFFANEKGANFHEITTDNKLLRIFKNGNVLYSIRLTLTLACPMDLKNFPMDVQTCIMQLESFGYTMNDLIFEWEEVGAVQVADGLTLPQFILKEEKDLRYCTKHYNTGKFTCIEARFHLERQMGYYLIQMYIPSLLIVILSWVSFWINMDAAPARVGLGITTVLTMTTQSSGSRASLPKVSYVKAIDIWMAVCLLFVFSALLEYAAVNFVSRQHKELLRFRRRRRHHKSPVVNLLQEDETGEGRFSFAAYGMGPACLQAKDGISVKGNNNNNPTSSAPPASKTDDEMRKLFIARAKKIDKFSRIGFPLVFLIFNTFYWIIYKIVRKQDVHAQ; this comes from the exons CCTAGCAGCTTCCAAAGAAGTGGGAGCATCAGCTCGTTCTGCTCCTAAGGTAATCCTGTCTCCTTCTGATTTCCTGGATAAATTGATGGGGAAGATCTCAGGATATGATGCCCGAATTCGACCCAACTTCAAAG GTCCTCCAGTGAACGTAAGCTGCAATATCTTCATTAACAGCTTTGGATCAATTGCAGAAACCACCATG GATTACAGGTTGAATATTTTCCTGCGTCAGCAGTGGAATGACCCCCGTTTAGCTTACAGCGAATTCCCAGATGACTCCCTGGATTTGGACCCTTCTATGTTGGACTCAATTTGGAAGCCAGATCTGTTCTTTGCTAATGAAAAGGGTGCTAATTTCCATGAGATCACCACAGACAACAAGTTGCTGAGGATCTTTAAGAATGGCAATGTTCTTTACAGCATACG ATTGACTCTGACATTGGCCTGTCCTATGGACCTGAAGAATTTTCCAATGGATGTTCAAACTTGCATCATGCAACTGGAGAGCT TTGGCTACACAATGAATGACCTGATATTTGAATGGGAGGAGGTGGGTGCCGTGCAGGTTGCAGATGGGCTTACCCTGCCTCAGTTCATCTTGAAGGAGGAGAAAGATCTGCGATACTGCACCAAGCATTATAATACTG GTAAATTCACGTGCATTGAGGCCCGTTTCCACTTAGAGAGACAAATGGGTTATTACCTGATTCAGATGTACATCCCCAGCCTGCTCATCGTCATCCTATCCTGGGTCTCCTTTTGGATTAACATGGATGCAGCGCCAGCCAGAGTTGGGCTTGGTATCACTACCGTACTGACCATGACCACTCAGAGCTCTGGATCCCGAGCCTCTCTGCCAAAG GTGTCCTATGTCAAGGCAATTGATATCTGGATGGCCGTATGCCTGCTCTTTGTCTTCTCTGCTCTGCTGGAATATGCAGCGGTCAACTTTGTATCTCGTCAGCACAAGGAGCTTCTGCGCTTCAGGAGGAGGAGGCGACATCACAAG AGCCCTGTGGTCAATCTCTTGCAGGAGGATGAGACCGGCGAGGGGCGGTTCAGCTTTGCTGCCTATGGAATGGGACCTGCATGTCTCCAGGCCAAAGATGGGATCTCGGTGAAGGGCAATAACAACAACAACCCCACAAGCTCTGCCCCTCCTGCCTCCAAAACCGATGATGAGATGCGCAAGCTCTTTATTGCCCGGGCCAAGAAGATCGACAAGTTTTCAAGGATCGGATTCCCCTTGGTCTTCCTCATCTTCAACACCTTCTACTGGATCATATACAAGATTGTGCGCAAACAGGATGTCCACGCGCAGTGA
- the GLRA1 gene encoding glycine receptor subunit alpha-1 isoform X2: MCNLNALGIYLWETIVFFSLAASKEVGASARSAPKVILSPSDFLDKLMGKISGYDARIRPNFKGPPVNVSCNIFINSFGSIAETTMDYRLNIFLRQQWNDPRLAYSEFPDDSLDLDPSMLDSIWKPDLFFANEKGANFHEITTDNKLLRIFKNGNVLYSIRLTLTLACPMDLKNFPMDVQTCIMQLESFGYTMNDLIFEWEEVGAVQVADGLTLPQFILKEEKDLRYCTKHYNTGKFTCIEARFHLERQMGYYLIQMYIPSLLIVILSWVSFWINMDAAPARVGLGITTVLTMTTQSSGSRASLPKVSYVKAIDIWMAVCLLFVFSALLEYAAVNFVSRQHKELLRFRRRRRHHKEDETGEGRFSFAAYGMGPACLQAKDGISVKGNNNNNPTSSAPPASKTDDEMRKLFIARAKKIDKFSRIGFPLVFLIFNTFYWIIYKIVRKQDVHAQ, translated from the exons CCTAGCAGCTTCCAAAGAAGTGGGAGCATCAGCTCGTTCTGCTCCTAAGGTAATCCTGTCTCCTTCTGATTTCCTGGATAAATTGATGGGGAAGATCTCAGGATATGATGCCCGAATTCGACCCAACTTCAAAG GTCCTCCAGTGAACGTAAGCTGCAATATCTTCATTAACAGCTTTGGATCAATTGCAGAAACCACCATG GATTACAGGTTGAATATTTTCCTGCGTCAGCAGTGGAATGACCCCCGTTTAGCTTACAGCGAATTCCCAGATGACTCCCTGGATTTGGACCCTTCTATGTTGGACTCAATTTGGAAGCCAGATCTGTTCTTTGCTAATGAAAAGGGTGCTAATTTCCATGAGATCACCACAGACAACAAGTTGCTGAGGATCTTTAAGAATGGCAATGTTCTTTACAGCATACG ATTGACTCTGACATTGGCCTGTCCTATGGACCTGAAGAATTTTCCAATGGATGTTCAAACTTGCATCATGCAACTGGAGAGCT TTGGCTACACAATGAATGACCTGATATTTGAATGGGAGGAGGTGGGTGCCGTGCAGGTTGCAGATGGGCTTACCCTGCCTCAGTTCATCTTGAAGGAGGAGAAAGATCTGCGATACTGCACCAAGCATTATAATACTG GTAAATTCACGTGCATTGAGGCCCGTTTCCACTTAGAGAGACAAATGGGTTATTACCTGATTCAGATGTACATCCCCAGCCTGCTCATCGTCATCCTATCCTGGGTCTCCTTTTGGATTAACATGGATGCAGCGCCAGCCAGAGTTGGGCTTGGTATCACTACCGTACTGACCATGACCACTCAGAGCTCTGGATCCCGAGCCTCTCTGCCAAAG GTGTCCTATGTCAAGGCAATTGATATCTGGATGGCCGTATGCCTGCTCTTTGTCTTCTCTGCTCTGCTGGAATATGCAGCGGTCAACTTTGTATCTCGTCAGCACAAGGAGCTTCTGCGCTTCAGGAGGAGGAGGCGACATCACAAG GAGGATGAGACCGGCGAGGGGCGGTTCAGCTTTGCTGCCTATGGAATGGGACCTGCATGTCTCCAGGCCAAAGATGGGATCTCGGTGAAGGGCAATAACAACAACAACCCCACAAGCTCTGCCCCTCCTGCCTCCAAAACCGATGATGAGATGCGCAAGCTCTTTATTGCCCGGGCCAAGAAGATCGACAAGTTTTCAAGGATCGGATTCCCCTTGGTCTTCCTCATCTTCAACACCTTCTACTGGATCATATACAAGATTGTGCGCAAACAGGATGTCCACGCGCAGTGA